The Kluyveromyces marxianus DMKU3-1042 DNA, complete genome, chromosome 6 genome window below encodes:
- the MRN1 gene encoding Mrn1p yields MTYSPFSQPQPSSQGHEAGHGHVHGHLHGQSSSSSGSNANGGLEMRQMAASPVGESLSPVSDLSYQASSRQNTMWSDQGSQWEVQQQHPGQHNHQNQQQQQQQHLQYQHHHHHHQQQQQQQQQGLQYQQQGLPYQQGMQPGMQYQQHQQHQHPHQGSQGHQFSFSNHIISPVMGSTGMGMSDMSLIRLPSQEYMEYPPLSSGSSEFLSPRPISVVAAQPEREEKPSSVNLLAQFTAEANMPLSLQSGQLNNPRDFTTAPSRTVYLGNIPSTITYKALLDYVRTGVVEEVKILPEKMCAFVSFVDENDALLFHSDAILKRLNIDGRDIKIGWGKPQPIDPIVRAGISNDGATRNVYIGKLNTNKDLCEKWGADPKEVVITKEKLLEDLSQFGEIESIKLVEDRGIAFVHFTSVFSAIKAVANIGSIDPYYSNKKVFYGKDRCAFITKTQQHNVAQFLGIQPGMEALMENNRELISQTLLQQSAAAAAIATSAGGANNLGNRTVYLGNLPKNVKLEEICNAIRGGLLQNIKLLNDRHVCFVTFIDPTAAAQFYAMSSLHGLTIHNKRCKIGWGKHSGPLPNLIALAVSRGASRNIYLGNINFEEDSKLEEPIFTEDALRSIFEEFGTVEQINFLYEKNCCFINFANISNAILAIDKIKSNPHFKNLKINFGKDRCGNVPRQL; encoded by the coding sequence atgacATACTCGCCGTTCAGCCAGCCGCAGCCGTCTTCACAGGGCCACGAGGCAGGCCATGGGCATGTGCATGGACACCTGCATGGGCAGTCTAGTTCTAGTTCGGGATCTAACGCGAATGGAGGGCTGGAGATGCGCCAAATGGCGGCTTCGCCAGTTGGGGAGTCGCTTTCTCCGGTTTCTGATCTTTCGTACCAGGCAAGCTCGAGACAGAACACGATGTGGTCTGACCAGGGCTCGCAGTGGGAGgtgcagcagcagcatccCGGCCAGCATAACCACCAGAatcaacagcagcagcagcagcaacattTACAGTATCagcatcatcatcatcatcatcagcagcaacaacaacaacagcaacaggGCCTCCAGTACCAACAGCAGGGGCTCCCATACCAGCAAGGTATGCAACCAGGCATGCAGTATCAGCAACACCAGCAACACCAGCATCCTCACCAGGGGTCCCAGGGCCACCAGTTCTCCTTCTCGAACCACATCATAAGCCCGGTTATGGGGTCCACGGGCATGGGCATGTCCGACATGTCTTTGATACGCTTGCCTTCGCAAGAGTACATGGAGTACCCGCCGCTCTCTTCTGGATCTTCCGAGTTTCTCTCGCCAAGACCCATTAGCGTCGTGGCAGCGCAGCCAGAGCGCGAGGAAAAGCCTTCCTCCGTGAACCTACTCGCGCAGTTCACTGCAGAGGCAAACATGCCTCTCTCGCTTCAATCCGGCCAGCTGAACAACCCAAGAGACTTCACCACGGCCCCTTCTAGGACCGTGTATTTGGGGAACATCCCATCCACGATTACGTACAAGGCATTGCTCGACTATGTGCGCACAGGTGTCGTCGAAGAAGTGAAGATCCTTCCAGAGAAGATGTGCGCATTCGTCTCGTTTGTCGACGAGAACGATGCCCTTCTCTTCCACTCGGACGCGATCTTGAAGCGTTTGAACATCGACGGCCGCGATATCAAAATCGGCTGGGGTAAACCGCAGCCAATAGACCCCATCGTTCGCGCTGGGATCTCCAACGACGGCGCAACAAGAAACGTCTACATCGGTAAACTAAACACAAACAAGGATCTCTGCGAGAAGTGGGGCGCAGACCCTAAGGAAGTAGTCATCACCAAGGAAAAACTATTGGAAGACTTGTCCCAGTTTGGCGAAATCGAATCTATCAAATTGGTCGAAGATAGAGGCATTGCATTCGTTCATTTCACTTCTGTTTTCTCAGCTATCAAAGCAGTGGCAAACATCGGATCCATCGATCCATATTattcaaacaagaaggtATTCTACGGTAAGGATAGATGTGCATTTATTACCAAAACTCAACAACACAACGTTGCCCAGTTTCTCGGCATACAACCAGGAATGGAAGCTCTAATGGAAAACAACAGAGAGCTCATCTCCCAAACGTTACTACAACAATccgcagcagcagcagccatCGCAACTTCCGCCGGGGGAGCCAACAACTTGGGCAACCGTACCGTGTACCTCGGTAACTTGCCCAAAAATGTGAAGCTTGAAGAAATCTGTAACGCCATTCGCGGAGGATTGTTGCAAAATATCAAGCTCTTGAACGACCGCCACGTCTGCTTTGTTACTTTCATCGACCCAACTGCTGCCGCACAATTTTATGCTATGAGTTCTTTACATGGATTAACCATTCACAACAAGCGTTGTAAAATTGGTTGGGGCAAACACTCGGGCCCTCTTCCAAACCTAATCGCATTAGCTGTTTCTAGAGGTGCTTCCCGTAATATCTACTTGGGGAACATCAACTTCGAAGAGGATTCAAAGCTTGAAGAACCAATCTTCACCGAAGATGCTTTGAGATCCATCTTCGAAGAATTTGGAACCGTCGAACAAATTAATTTCTTGTACGAAAAGAACTGCTGTTTCATCAACTTTGCTAACATTAGTAACGCTATTCTGGCCATTGACAAAATCAAGTCCAATCCTCATTTCAAAAATCTGAAGATTAACTTCGGTAAGGATAGATGTGGTAACGTTCCAAGGCAGTTGTAA
- the UIP4 gene encoding Uip4p translates to MKIISKHDPKGGLQVALDIESWAIKPMTYNESEGQWEYVVDTGDKEVEKVHFKFIDGNGTWFTDNDFPKEFDDIGNENNVIYSNSNGPELKNYVTNTNDANDSPTNTPKEQNLASLPETKTVNNNDTKKEEKDKNVEAEKAKGENNDKGVKDEPKPTNFENNKLGSTTQNKTGEEHSQPQEEVQEPAAKAETATKKEVSKERPTTAETSVTHRSDPITEYSSFLDRIILFLKRTISKWFSFQGSSSTNS, encoded by the coding sequence ATGAAGATAATTAGCAAGCATGATCCAAAAGGAGGATTGCAAGTTGCTTTAGACATTGAATCGTGGGCGATAAAGCCAATGACATATAATGAATCTGAGGGGCAATGGGAGTATGTTGTAGACACAGGTGATAAAGAAGTTGAGAAGGTTCATTTTAAGTTCATCGATGGTAATGGGACTTGGTTTACCGATAATGATTTCCCcaaagaatttgatgatattggaaatgaaaacaaCGTTATTTATTCTAACAGCAATGGCCCCGAGCTAAAGAATTACGTAACTAATACAAATGATGCGAATGATTCGCCAACCAACACCCCAAAGGAACAAAACTTGGCTTCTCTTCCAGAAACAAAGACTGTAAACAACAACGAcacaaagaaggaagaaaaagacaaGAATGTTGAAGCAGAGAAAGCGAAAGGggaaaataatgataaagGGGTAAAGGATgaaccaaaaccaactAATTTCGAAAATAACAAGCTAGGTTCAAcaacacaaaacaaaactgGTGAAGAACACTCACAACCCCAAGAGGAAGTTCAAGAACCGGCTGCTAAAGCAGAAACCGCAACGAAGAAAGAAGTCTCTAAAGAGAGACCCACTACTGCCGAGACGTCAGTAACTCATAGGAGTGATCCAATTACCGaatattcttcatttttggACAGAATAATActgtttttgaagagaacAATCAGCAAATGGTTTAGCTTCCAGGGATCTTCATCGACAAATTCTTGA
- the MF(ALPHA)1 gene encoding mating factor alpha-1: MRLSAVFVSAIALLSTVIAAPITEKESDDSSIKVPSEAILGFLDLTADDDVGLVKINNGTHSGILFLNTTIASIAYANETILSKREASVEADPWKWLSLRVGQPIYKREASPEAEAEPWEWLSLRVGQPLYKREASPEAEAEAEPWKWLSFRVGQPIYKREASPEAEADPWKWLSFRIGQPIY, translated from the coding sequence ATGAGACTTTCTGCTGTTTTTGTCTCTGCAATCGCTTTATTATCTACCGTCATTGCTGCTCCAATAACCGAAAAAGAATCTGATGATTCTTCAATCAAGGTTCCTTCTGAGGCCATTTTGGGCTTCTTAGATTTAACTGCAGATGATGACGTCGGATTGGTTAAGATTAACAATGGTACCCATAGTGGAATCCTTTTCTTGAACACTACCATTGCAAGCATCGCATATGCTAATGAGACTATATTGAGTAAAAGGGAAGCATCCGTTGAAGCTGACCCATGGAAGTGGTTATCTTTGAGGGTTGGGCAACCAATTTACAAAAGAGAAGCTTCTCCAGAGGCTGAAGCTGAACCATGGGAATGGCTATCTTTGAGGGTAGGACAACCACTTTACAAGAGAGAAGCTTCTCCAGAggctgaagctgaagctgaaCCATGGAAATGGCTATCATTTAGAGTAGGGCAACCAATTTATAAAAGAGAGGCTTCTCCAGAAGCTGAAGCGGATCCATGGAAGTGGTTATCTTTCAGAATTGGACAACCAATCTACTAG
- the POS5 gene encoding NADH kinase: protein MIHFWRKECNAFSQHIGLLQRRFYTEVKLRDSSRFVTLKDVGNLRATSLPDFISSPSSKLQSLIWHRPMQNVFLMKKPWTNTTRKAMVEFITHLHDSYPEINVIVQPDVAEEISQDFRSMPKSNPNQPHVLYTGPNSEIIKKTDLLVTLGGDGTILRSVSLFSHTQVPPVLAFSLGTLGFLLPFDFKDHKEVFERVLTSRAKCLHRTRLECHLVRNGQTKQTKSLHAMNDIFLHRGDSSHLTNLDIYIDGEFLTRTTADGVTLATPTGSTAYSLSAGGSIVSPLVPSILLTPICPRSLSFRPLILPETSHIKIKIGSKNNGGPDSSVVKLSIDGIPQDDVYVNDEIHIVNEIGTIYVNGTKLPLPQEALKSAKPSVKNAGIYCVAKTENDWTKGINELLGFNSSFRFASKP from the coding sequence ATGATACACTTTTGGAGAAAAGAGTGTAATGCTTTCAGTCAGCATATTGGGTTGTTGCAACGTCGGTTTTATACGGAAGTAAAACTACGAGATTCTTCTAGGTTTGTTACCTTAAAAGATGTGGGTAATCTAAGGGCGACTAGTTTACCTGATTTTATATCATCGCCTAGTTCTAAACTCCAGTCGTTAATTTGGCATAGGCCAATGCAAAATGTTttcttgatgaaaaaaCCGTGGACAAATACCACTAGAAAGGCTATGGTGGAATTCATTACGCATTTGCATGACTCTTATCCGGAAATAAATGTTATAGTGCAGCCCGATGTGGCCGAAGAGATTTCTCAAGATTTTAGATCCATGCCTAAATCGAACCCCAACCAGCCACACGTATTGTACACGGGGCCCAATTCTGAGATTATCAAGAAAACAGATTTGCTCGTTACGCTTGGTGGTGACGGAACTATTTTAAGGTCTGTGTCACTTTTTTCACATACACAAGTACCGCCTGTCCTTGCGTTTAGTTTGGGAACATTAGGATTCCTCTTACCATTTGATTTCAAGGACCATAAAGAAGTCTTCGAAAGAGTTCTTACGTCCAGGGCTAAATGTCTACATAGGACTAGACTTGAATGTCATTTAGTAAGAAATGGTCAAACAAAGCAGACAAAATCACTACATGCCATGAACGATATTTTCTTGCATAGAGGTGACTCATCTCACTTAACGAATCTGGATATTTATATCGACGGTGAATTCTTAACTAGAACTACTGCAGATGGTGTCACATTGGCAACTCCAACTGGATCTACAGCATACTCCCTATCTGCAGGCGGAAGTATCGTATCGCCGTTGGTCCCATCAATTTTGCTAACCCCCATCTGCCCCAGATCTTTATCTTTCCGCCCACTGATCCTACCAGAGACATCCcacatcaaaatcaaaatcgGCTCCAAAAATAACGGAGGACCGGACAGTAGTGTGGTAAAGCTATCTATTGATGGAATTCCACAAGACGATGTGTATGTGAATGACGAAATCCATATAGTGAACGAAATCGGGACCATTTACGTCAATGGAACCAAATTACCATTACCCCAGGAAGCACTCAAGTCGGCAAAACCTTCAGTTAAGAATGCAGGAATATACTGTGTTGCGAAGACAGAGAATGATTGGACAAAAGGAATCAACGAACTCTTGGGCTTCAATTCTAGCTTCCGGTTTGCTTCAAAACCGTAA
- the MMS2 gene encoding E2 ubiquitin-conjugating protein MMS2, with the protein MSKVSFRLLEELEKGEKGLGPESCSYGLADSDDITMTKWNGTILGPPHSNHENRIYSLLIECGPSYPDQPPKVKFVSKVNLPCVDSQTGEVIREKFHTLRDWKRSYTMETVLLELRKEMATPANKKLLQPQEGTIF; encoded by the exons ATGTCAAAGGT AAGTTTTAGATTACtagaagaattagaaaagGGAGAAAAGGGTCTTGGCCCTGAATCATGTTCTTATGGGCTAGCTGATTCTGACGATATCACTATGACAAAATGGAACGGTACGATTCTTGGTCCTCCTCATAGTAATCATGAAAACAGGATATATTCGCTTCTAATTGAATGTGGGCCTTCGTACCCAGATCAGCCACCAAAAGTAAAATTCGTGTCGAAAGTTAACTTGCCATGCGTCGACTCTCAGACAGGAGAGGTTATAAGAGAAAAGTTCCATACTCTAAGGGACTGGAAGAGATCATATACAATGGAAACAGTGTTACTAGAATTACGCAAGGAAATGGCTACTCCTGCCAACAAAAAGTTGCTACAACCACAAGAGGGCACCATCTTCTAA
- the MAD1 gene encoding coiled-coil domain-containing protein MAD1, translated as MSGKEGSSPYQERPLEALDADQLRHELLTLRYQYTTLQNEYEIFKLSSERETNSLQNKYDKSMNELDRALSDTKLLYEENMKLKDSLKSKSDNSSEESKLVTSLQRQVGELKDELDKRDQKIEQLKHETASIRKEAESSVKSLELELETSQKLLNKHKAHVDEQYKEIQELKLDIEAKDAQISKLQNGQLSDAHQNFSTQDLHEITILNKTLKEQLSYTKELEDMNLKQATELKKLKQLKDVQTFSKHENHGSQPSFNDVEQLKQKIESLEIENLSLQEKMTEWGIDKLDPRFDGPNAVIEEISLLQRENTFLIDTNAKLQKDFNQMCMLNDEMAIERNQLLDLNKDYETSILNLKRLNHELEQQKLLSFEECKILRQELEQLEFIGEGNSEKRTNPENIKTHDIIDGYKNQTEDLTNELKRLNEEFSKSDDRLKKRRKLTHNLSVTYSQRLNDLVLKNKELEKQLQIVKNHANTLEQKLADLSNIKEKKIRILQLRNNPLLKEHYIRKEKLKLLEQENAELLSKLKPTESVPKSVYDRISFDMKQLENDIYNSNKKTTRLKEMFNKKSLEFIEAVNSLLGFKLEFLSHGKVKLICCYQPTKYLIADLKSNTLKSDLANIIPDWDELFQTYVAEKGEIPLFLSYVKIRLWELAY; from the coding sequence ATGTCTGGAAAGGAGGGTTCATCACCATATCAGGAAAGACCGTTGGAGGCTCTGGATGCAGACCAACTTCGACATGAACTCTTAACTTTGAGGTATCAGTATACTACTCTACAGAACGAATATGAAATCTTCAAACTAAGCTCCGAAAGAGAAACGAACTCTCTTCAGAATAAGTATGACAAGAGTATGAATGAACTAGACCGCGCGTTAAGTGACACCAAACTGTTGTACGAGGAAAAtatgaagttgaaggacAGTTTAAAGAGTAAATCGGACAATTCGAGTGAGGAATCAAAACTAGTCACTTCATTGCAGCGCCAGGTAGGCGAATTGAAAGATGAGTTGGATAAAAGGGATCAAAAAATCGAACAATTGAAGCATGAAACGGCGTCCATTAGAAAAGAAGCTGAGAGTAGCGTAAAATCGTTGGAATTGGAACTTGAAACTTCACAAAAGCTTCTCAATAAGCATAAAGCTCATGTAGATGAACaatataaagaaattcaagaGCTGAAATTGGATATCGAGGCGAAAGATGCCCAAATATCGAAATTGCAAAATGGTCAATTATCCGATGCGCATCAAAACTTCTCTACCCAAGATCTTCATGAGATAACCATACTAAATAAGACATTGAAGGAACAGCTAAGTTACACTaaagaattagaagacATGAACTTGAAACAAGCGACAGAGttgaaaaagttgaaaCAACTAAAGGATGTTCAAACGTTCTCGAAACACGAGAATCATGGTTCACAACCCAGTTTCAACGATGTGGAACAATTGAAGCAAAAAATAGAATCCTTGGAGATAGAAAATTTATCTTTGCAGGAAAAAATGACAGAGTGGGGTATAGATAAACTTGATCCGCGATTTGATGGTCCCAATGCTGTTATCGAAGAGATTTCCCTTTTGCAGAGAGAAAATACTTTTCTTATAGATACAAATGCCAAGCTTCAAAAAGATTTTAACCAAATGTGCATGTTGAATGACGAAATGGCTATCGAGAGAAATCAACTCTTGGACTTGAATAAAGATTACGAAACAAGTATTCTCAATCTAAAAAGACTAAATCATGAGcttgaacaacaaaaactcttATCCTTTGAAGAATGCAAAATATTAAGACAGGAATTAGAACAACTTGAATTTATAGGCGAGGGGAACAGTGAAAAGCGTACAAATCcagaaaatattaaaacGCATGACATAATTGATGGATACAAGAACCAAACGGAAGACCTAACAAATGAACTCAAAAGATTGAATGAGGAATTCTCCAAGTCTGATGACAGATTGAAGAAACGTAGGAAGCTGACACATAATCTAAGTGTAACATATTCACAACGACTTAACGACTTAGTTctaaagaacaaagagcTGGAGAAACAACTACAAATAGTTAAAAATCATGCAAATACCTTGGAGCAAAAATTAGCTGACCTTTCAAAcatcaaggaaaagaaaatcagAATCCTTCAATTGCGCAACAACCCTTTATTGAAAGAGCACTACAtaagaaaggaaaagttgaaacttctagaacaagaaaatgcaGAGTTGCTTTCTAAACTTAAACCCACAGAATCTGTTCCAAAATCTGTTTATGACCGCATATCCTTTGACATGAAACAGCTGGAAAATGATATTTATaattcaaacaagaaaacaactagactaaaagaaatgttcaacaagaaatCTTTAGAGTTTATCGAAGCAGTCAACTCCTTACTAGGATTTAAACTGGAATTTTTAAGTCATGGAAAGGTTAAACTGATATGCTGCTACCAGCCAACCAAATATCTAATCGCTGATTTAAAATCAAATACTTTAAAATCAGACCTAGCTAACATTATACCGGATTGGGACGAACTATTTCAAACATATGTCGCAGAAAAGGGGGAAATACCCTTATTTTTATCTTATGTTAAAATAAGGCTTTGGGAGCTAGCTTATTGA
- the LCL3 gene encoding Lcl3p produces MAEHRTVTNNNIQSLYPTVLILSILLTGGFITASSLFNKHFKQYKSAKDIPQSVFRKEWLYGKVTSVGDGDNFHFFHTPSGILGGWGWLRSVPELQKVTIQPSKKATQSLSLWDKIFNSNVKSYKEHFMNLHVPVKGRRNLPTISVRLCGVDAPERSHFGKEAQPFSDEALNWLRYKILGKNVWIKPLSVDQYGRCVAKVQLWSWYKGWQNISIEMLREGLGVVYEGKTGAEFDGDEKKFRYEETIAKKNKRGLWSQRKFETPGSFKKRI; encoded by the coding sequence ATGGCAGAGCATCGTACAGTgactaataataacataCAGTCGCTTTACCCAACTGTGCTAATACTTTCTATTTTATTAACTGGTGGTTTTATAACAGCGAGCTCATTATTCAACAAGCATTTCAAGCAATATAAATCGGCAAAGGACATACCGCAAAGTGTTTTCAGGAAGGAATGGCTCTATGGAAAAGTAACTTCAGTTGGTGACGGTGACAACTTCCACTTTTTTCACACACCAAGTGGCATCTTAGGTGGTTGGGGATGGCTAAGGTCAGTTCCGGAGCTTCAAAAAGTTACAATACAACCTTCAAAGAAAGCAACCCAATCGCTCAGCCTATGGGataaaatattcaattcaaatgTGAAAAGTTATAAAGAGCACTTTATGAATTTACATGTGCCAGTAAAGGGGAGAAGAAATCTCCCCACAATATCTGTTCGTCTTTGCGGCGTTGATGCTCCAGAAAGATCACactttggaaaagaagcacAACCTTTTAGTGACGAAGCTCTTAATTGGTTGAGATACAAAATACTCGGAAAGAACGTGTGGATAAAACCATTGTCTGTAGATCAATATGGGAGATGCGTAGCTAAAGTACAATTGTGGTCATGGTATAAAGGTTGGCAGAATATTAGCATTGAAATGCTAAGGGAAGGTCTTGGCGTTGTTTATGAGGGAAAGACAGGCGCTGAATTTGATGGCGATGAGAAAAAATTCAGGTATGAAGAGACAATtgcaaagaagaacaaaagggGATTGTGGTCACAACGCAAATTTGAAACTCCCGGATCGTTCAAAAAACGCATATGA
- the GUP1 gene encoding membrane-bound O-acyltransferase family protein — translation MQSVLSRVQDFFSLDTLDERLSSPGNDSRRKAKTSPEPPSRWSSMEYKIYWGILIVVLPLLLKGGMDATNSWNPNYYKFEHLLSKGWMFGRKVDNSDAQYRFFRDNIPLLMGLMSLHLIIKKLVLRFTNVEKVKFDFWFGLIFLVGAHGVNSLRVLFHMMVMFSLAKIFKRQRPLASACVWIYGVGSLFINNSYRNLPFGQILPILKPLDGSYTGIIARWDVFYNFTLLRAISFDMDFLERWTNIHVSPSATPPPTSSVSPERFELKRASSTQVLETIEENASKPVLLDDRARLSAPHHIQEYSLARYIAYVTYTPLFIAGPILTFNDYLYQTYHELPSINYKRIGKYAFRLLFCLFVMEFLLHFVYVVAVSKTKAWTNDTPFQISMIGLFNLNLIWLKLLIPWRFFRLWALLDGIDAPENMIRCMDNNYSPVSFWRAWHRSYNKWIVRYIYIPLGGSSNRILTSLAVFSFVAVWHDIELRLLFWGWLVVLFLIPEVVLSKYFNTYSKEPWYRYACGCGAILNIWMMITANLYGFCLGSDGMYLFFKEMFGTFDGLVFFVVANCALFVHVQLMFELRAEEMRHGIYVKC, via the coding sequence ATGCAGTCTGTTCTTTCTAGAGTACAAGATTTCTTCTCGCTAGACACATTGGATGAAAGGCTATCTTCTCCAGGTAATGACTCTCGCAGGAAGGCTAAAACTTCACCAGAGCCTCCATCAAGATGGTCTTCAATGGAATATAAGATATATTGGGGGATTTTGATAGTCGTTCTTCCATTGCTTTTGAAGGGTGGAATGGATGCTACGAATTCATGGAACCCCAATTACTACAAGTTTGAACATTTGTTGAGCAAGGGTTGGATGTTTGGGAGAAAGGTTGATAATAGCGATGCTCAGTATAGGTTCTTTAGGGATAATATTCCACTTTTAATGGGATTGATGTCATTGCATTTAATCATAAAAAAGTTGGTGTTACGGTTCACTAATGTAGAGAAGGTTAAATTTGACTTTTGGTTTGGCTTGATCTTTTTGGTTGGTGCTCATGGTGTTAACAGTTTGCGTGTACTTTTCCACATGATGGTTATGTTTTCACTTGCTAAAATTTTTAAGAGACAAAGGCCCCTTGCTAGCGCATGCGTATGGATATATGGGGTTGGTTCTCTTTTCATTAACAACTCCTATAGAAACTTACCATTTGGTCAAATATTACCAATTCTAAAGCCCTTGGACGGATCGTACACAGGAATCATCGCAAGATGGGATGTTTTCTACAACTTTACATTGCTAAGAGCAATTTCGTTCGATATGGACTTCTTAGAACGCTGGACAAACATTCACGTCAGCCCATCGGCCACCCCACCTCCAACATCGAGCGTTTCACCCGAAAGGTTCGAATTGAAAAGGGCCTCTAGTACACAAGTTCTGGAAaccattgaagaaaatgcatCTAAGCCGGTGCTTCTAGATGATCGTGCCAGACTCTCCGCACCTCATCACATTCAAGAATATTCGTTGGCAAGATATATTGCGTATGTTACTTACACACCGTTGTTTATTGCTGGTCCAATTTTGACATTTAACGATTACCTATATCAAACATACCATGAATTGCCATCTATCAATTATAAGAGAATAGGTAAGTATGCTTTCAGACTATTGTTCTGTTTATTTGTTATGGAATTCTTACTACATTTTGTTTATGTCGTCGCTGTATCAAAAACTAAAGCCTGGACTAATGATACACCATTCCAAATATCTATGATTGGTCTTTTCAACTTAAACCTCATCTGGCTAAAACTTTTGATTCCTTGGAGATTTTTCAGGCTATGGGCATTGTTGGACGGTATTGATGCTCCCGAAAATATGATTCGTTGCATGGATAATAATTACTCACCTGTTTCGTTCTGGAGGGCGTGGCACAGATCATATAACAAGTGGATCGTTCGGTATATCTATATTCCTTTGGGTGGTTCCTCTAATAGAATTTTGACTTCTTTAGCCGTGTTTTCATTTGTTGCAGTATGGCATGATATAGAATTGCGGCTATTATTCTGGGGTTGGTTAGTCGTTTTATTCTTAATCCCAGAGGTAGTACTTTCCAAGTATTTCAATACCTACAGTAAAGAGCCATGGTATAGATATGCGTGTGGTTGTGGAGCCatattaaatatatggATGATGATTACTGCTAATTTATATGGTTTCTGCTTGGGCTCTGATGGAatgtatttatttttcaaagaaatgtTCGGTACCTTTGATGGGTTGGTATTCTTCGTCGTTGCCAACTGTGCTCTTTTTGTTCATGTTCAATTGATGTTCGAACTAAGAGCTGAAGAAATGAGACATGGTATTTATGTGAAATGCTAa